From one Tetragenococcus osmophilus genomic stretch:
- a CDS encoding YbaK/EbsC family protein gives MAKNEVETFLEEQNIPYQSYEFSSEKVDTNQSPIFKTLVLKGNKTGPTIALVPLNARMDYKKMAAVSKNRKVGLPPMDYVMETTGYPHGANTPVGIFLHHPEYPIFFDQEIKNYPKIVVSAGELDKSVIIATQDLIDLINPTIADLLNDKS, from the coding sequence ATGGCAAAAAATGAAGTAGAAACCTTTCTAGAAGAGCAAAATATACCTTATCAATCCTATGAATTTTCTTCTGAAAAAGTAGATACAAATCAGAGCCCTATCTTTAAAACGTTAGTGCTCAAAGGAAACAAAACCGGACCAACGATAGCTTTAGTTCCATTAAATGCTCGTATGGATTATAAAAAAATGGCGGCTGTTTCCAAAAATCGAAAAGTAGGTTTACCACCAATGGACTACGTGATGGAAACAACCGGTTATCCGCATGGCGCAAATACGCCTGTAGGAATCTTTTTGCACCATCCAGAATATCCGATATTTTTTGACCAAGAAATAAAAAACTATCCGAAGATTGTGGTTTCAGCAGGAGAGCTGGATAAGAGTGTGATAATCGCTACTCAAGATTTGATTGATCTAATTAATCCAACGATTGCAGATCTTTTGAATGATAAAAGTTAA
- a CDS encoding heavy metal translocating P-type ATPase — MLKDTYNIEGMTCASCVQAVEKSVGKLNGVDDVSVNLATEKMDVSYDSTILVGSDIEGAVEDAGYKALKNIASQTFEIEGMTCASCVQAIEKSVGKVDGVQEVSVNLATEKMDVSYDEDAVTTGNIIKAVQDAGYQATVESSSPTDATEDNDKKQKQMKNLWIRFIWSAIFTLPLLYIAMGPMLPFGGLPLPEFLDPMEHTITFAATQLALTLPVIYLGRSFYTVGFKSLFKGHPNMDSLIAIGTTAALLQGIVMTALLAMGRVEVNHGHPDLYFESAAVILTLITLGKYLEAVSKGKTSDAIKKLMGLAPKTARVVRNNEEVEISIDEVMTDDIVTVRPGDKIPVDGVLVEGSSAVDESMITGESIPIEKKTGDNVVGASINKNGSFRFKATKVGKDTTLSQIIKLVEDAQGSKAPIAKLADKVSGVFVPIVIGLAVLSGLAWFFLGQESWVFALTITISVLVIACPCALGLATPTAIMVGTGKGAENGVLIKSGDALEETQKVETIVFDKTGTITEGKPITTDIINYNGYEDEEVLALAAAAETGSEHPLGEAIVESAKNRNLDLQAVKDFQSIPGHGIQVTVDEKNLLLGNKKLMTENNIAMLDAEEVSDRLANEGKTPMFIAADNHLIGIIAVADTVKENSIAAIDKLHNMGLQVAMITGDNTKTAEAIAKQVSIDRVFSEVLPEDKANEVEKIQNEGLHVAMVGDGINDAPALAQSDVGVAIGSGTDVAIESADIVLMRSDLMDVPTAVELSRATIKNIKQNLFWAFAYNTIGIPIAMGILHLFGGPLLNPMFAGAAMSLSSVSVLLNALRLKGFKPVKTKTTKSEPKEVKKAVA; from the coding sequence TTGTTAAAAGATACATATAATATTGAAGGAATGACCTGTGCTTCTTGTGTGCAGGCAGTCGAAAAAAGTGTGGGCAAACTCAATGGTGTCGATGATGTTTCGGTTAATTTAGCTACGGAAAAAATGGATGTTTCCTATGATTCGACAATTCTTGTCGGAAGTGATATCGAAGGCGCAGTAGAAGATGCAGGATATAAAGCACTTAAAAACATTGCATCCCAAACATTTGAAATTGAAGGAATGACCTGTGCCTCATGCGTGCAAGCCATTGAAAAAAGCGTAGGTAAAGTTGACGGCGTACAAGAAGTCTCGGTTAATTTGGCTACGGAAAAAATGGATGTTAGTTACGATGAAGATGCGGTAACAACAGGAAATATTATTAAAGCAGTGCAAGATGCAGGTTATCAAGCGACTGTCGAATCATCTAGTCCGACAGATGCGACTGAAGATAATGATAAAAAGCAAAAACAAATGAAAAATCTCTGGATTCGCTTTATTTGGTCTGCCATTTTTACCTTACCGCTTTTATATATCGCCATGGGGCCTATGCTTCCTTTTGGTGGACTACCGCTTCCTGAATTTCTTGACCCAATGGAACATACGATTACCTTTGCAGCCACACAATTAGCTTTAACTCTACCTGTGATTTATTTAGGCCGATCTTTTTATACGGTAGGTTTCAAGTCTCTTTTTAAAGGACATCCGAATATGGATTCTTTGATTGCCATTGGAACAACTGCGGCTCTATTACAAGGGATTGTTATGACCGCTCTTTTAGCTATGGGACGTGTAGAAGTTAACCATGGCCATCCGGATCTGTATTTTGAATCAGCAGCAGTTATTTTGACACTGATTACTTTAGGGAAATATTTAGAAGCTGTTTCTAAAGGCAAAACTTCTGATGCGATTAAAAAACTCATGGGGCTAGCTCCAAAAACCGCTCGTGTTGTTCGAAATAATGAAGAAGTCGAAATTTCTATTGATGAAGTTATGACAGATGACATCGTTACCGTTCGCCCTGGAGATAAGATTCCCGTTGATGGTGTATTAGTTGAAGGAAGCTCTGCGGTGGATGAATCGATGATCACCGGAGAAAGTATTCCCATTGAAAAGAAAACAGGCGACAATGTCGTCGGCGCAAGTATTAACAAAAATGGTTCTTTCCGCTTTAAAGCAACGAAGGTAGGAAAAGATACGACGCTGTCACAAATTATTAAATTAGTGGAAGATGCACAAGGTTCCAAAGCTCCTATTGCTAAATTAGCAGATAAAGTTTCAGGGGTTTTTGTTCCAATCGTGATCGGTTTGGCTGTTCTTTCTGGATTAGCTTGGTTTTTCCTAGGCCAAGAATCTTGGGTATTTGCTTTAACCATTACAATTTCAGTTTTAGTTATCGCTTGTCCATGTGCTCTAGGGTTAGCGACACCAACAGCTATTATGGTAGGGACCGGAAAAGGCGCTGAAAATGGTGTGTTGATTAAAAGTGGCGATGCCCTAGAAGAAACACAAAAAGTTGAAACCATCGTTTTTGATAAAACAGGAACAATTACCGAAGGCAAGCCTATCACTACAGATATTATTAACTATAACGGCTATGAAGATGAAGAAGTCTTAGCTTTAGCAGCCGCAGCTGAAACAGGTTCGGAACATCCACTAGGTGAAGCGATTGTTGAAAGTGCCAAAAATCGGAATTTAGATTTGCAAGCAGTAAAAGATTTCCAATCTATTCCTGGGCACGGTATTCAAGTAACCGTAGATGAAAAAAATCTCTTATTAGGGAATAAAAAATTAATGACGGAAAATAATATTGCCATGTTAGATGCGGAAGAAGTTTCTGACCGCTTAGCAAATGAAGGAAAGACTCCGATGTTTATTGCAGCGGATAATCATTTAATTGGCATTATTGCAGTTGCCGATACAGTAAAAGAAAATAGTATTGCAGCGATTGATAAATTACACAATATGGGCTTACAAGTGGCGATGATTACAGGTGATAATACAAAAACCGCTGAAGCCATTGCTAAGCAAGTGAGTATTGATCGTGTATTCAGTGAAGTTCTACCCGAAGACAAAGCCAATGAAGTAGAAAAGATTCAAAACGAAGGACTTCATGTGGCTATGGTCGGGGATGGTATTAATGACGCCCCTGCTTTAGCTCAATCAGATGTAGGTGTTGCGATTGGTTCTGGAACAGACGTAGCGATCGAATCGGCTGACATTGTATTAATGCGTAGTGATTTGATGGACGTACCAACAGCGGTTGAATTAAGCCGTGCTACGATTAAAAATATCAAACAAAATCTCTTTTGGGCCTTTGCTTATAACACCATTGGTATTCCAATTGCTATGGGCATCTTACACTTATTCGGTGGCCCATTACTAAATCCAATGTTTGCCGGTGCGGCGATGAGTTTGAGTTCGGTTTCCGTACTGTTAAACGCTTTACGTTTGAAAGGATTTAAACCAGTGAAAACAAAAACAACAAAATCTGAACCAAAAGAAGTAAAAAAAGCAGTGGCTTAA
- the tsaA gene encoding tRNA (N6-threonylcarbamoyladenosine(37)-N6)-methyltransferase TrmO — MKLTSIGTVHSSYKTKKEAPKQGKYANETATIEIFPEYVEGLKDVSDLEHIVVLYWQDRSDRSVLSTKTPFSDKVYGVFATRSPNRPNPIALCVGKVISVQNNKLEVTGLDALDESAVLDIKVYSSLLDTDKSVK; from the coding sequence ATGAAATTAACATCTATAGGAACAGTTCATAGCTCATATAAAACAAAGAAAGAAGCACCAAAGCAAGGGAAATATGCTAATGAAACGGCAACTATTGAAATATTCCCAGAATATGTGGAAGGCTTAAAAGATGTATCCGACTTAGAACATATTGTTGTCCTTTACTGGCAAGATCGATCAGATCGTTCGGTGCTTTCTACTAAAACTCCTTTTTCTGATAAAGTATATGGTGTTTTTGCGACTCGTTCGCCTAATCGTCCTAATCCAATTGCTCTTTGTGTAGGAAAAGTGATATCAGTACAAAATAATAAACTAGAAGTGACAGGCTTAGATGCGCTGGATGAAAGTGCAGTTTTGGATATAAAAGTATATTCATCGCTTCTTGATACAGACAAATCAGTTAAATAA
- a CDS encoding NAD(P)H-dependent oxidoreductase, which translates to MKTLVLVFHPNITESRGNRHLLQEIEKYSDVTIHDVYASYPDGKIDVELEQQLVENHDRIIFQFPFYWYSAPALLKKWLEEVIAHGWAFGTNGDKMKDKEFLPAVTTGVDEEGYTPDGLVKFNVSELLRPLEATTHFVGAYYLAPFTVHGVGHQSDEELSQKAQEYVDYALSPELIAV; encoded by the coding sequence ATGAAAACACTAGTACTTGTTTTTCATCCTAATATAACTGAATCTCGCGGCAATCGACACTTATTACAAGAAATTGAAAAGTATTCTGATGTGACAATTCATGATGTTTATGCTTCTTATCCGGACGGAAAAATCGATGTAGAGCTTGAACAACAATTAGTAGAAAATCATGATCGCATTATTTTTCAATTTCCATTTTATTGGTATAGCGCGCCTGCGTTATTGAAAAAATGGTTAGAAGAAGTTATTGCTCATGGCTGGGCTTTTGGTACAAATGGAGATAAGATGAAAGATAAAGAATTTTTGCCTGCTGTAACAACAGGCGTCGACGAGGAAGGTTATACGCCAGACGGTTTGGTGAAATTTAATGTTTCGGAATTACTCCGTCCATTAGAAGCAACCACACATTTTGTAGGTGCTTATTATTTAGCGCCGTTTACCGTACATGGCGTGGGTCATCAATCGGATGAAGAACTTAGCCAAAAAGCGCAAGAATATGTGGATTACGCTTTAAGTCCAGAACTTATCGCAGTTTAA
- a CDS encoding heavy-metal-associated domain-containing protein, protein MNTVTYSVPDMSCAHCKARIESEVNKLTGIQNANVDIDDKKLTVSFDNNTLQEDSIVEAVNEAGYTAEKV, encoded by the coding sequence ATGAATACAGTAACTTACTCAGTACCGGATATGTCTTGTGCACATTGCAAAGCAAGAATTGAAAGTGAAGTTAATAAATTAACTGGCATTCAAAATGCTAACGTTGATATCGATGACAAGAAATTAACCGTGTCTTTTGATAACAATACTTTACAAGAAGATAGCATTGTAGAAGCGGTAAATGAAGCAGGATATACAGCAGAAAAAGTGTAG
- a CDS encoding YdhK family protein: MNHMHMHHDESGYLPEGIQEVKNPKYPVGTTVELLTDHMSDMLHAKAVVDGVYDTTVYSVTYNDTNSGDQVTDHKWVVDGEISYEGSVDVGDQVTILAQHMSGMQNATGTIERMTTEPVYMIDYYSSEQERWVRNYQWVVESEIKAWEE, from the coding sequence ATGAACCATATGCACATGCATCATGATGAAAGTGGATATCTTCCAGAAGGGATCCAAGAAGTGAAGAATCCGAAGTATCCAGTAGGAACTACAGTAGAATTACTTACAGATCATATGTCAGATATGTTACACGCTAAAGCTGTTGTTGACGGCGTTTATGATACGACAGTGTATTCTGTTACTTATAACGATACAAATTCTGGAGACCAAGTCACCGACCATAAATGGGTTGTAGATGGTGAAATTAGTTATGAAGGTAGCGTCGATGTTGGAGATCAAGTAACCATTCTTGCACAACACATGTCTGGAATGCAAAATGCTACTGGAACTATTGAACGTATGACGACAGAGCCGGTATATATGATTGACTACTACTCTTCTGAACAAGAACGATGGGTAAGAAATTATCAATGGGTTGTAGAAAGTGAGATCAAGGCTTGGGAGGAATAG
- a CDS encoding glutaredoxin family protein encodes MAKYELEIYTRPTCSDCQNLKHYLTVNDIPFQSHDVESNPEQEKELVTLTGNRIVPAIVFKKRGLLKKQEVFVGFEPNRIQIEELTSKVRN; translated from the coding sequence ATGGCGAAATATGAACTAGAAATTTATACACGGCCTACTTGTTCTGATTGCCAAAATTTAAAACATTACTTAACTGTAAATGATATCCCTTTTCAGAGTCATGATGTAGAAAGTAATCCAGAGCAAGAGAAAGAGCTTGTAACATTAACTGGTAATCGCATTGTACCAGCAATAGTTTTCAAAAAAAGAGGCTTATTAAAAAAACAAGAAGTATTTGTTGGCTTTGAGCCTAATCGTATCCAAATTGAAGAGCTAACGAGCAAGGTAAGAAATTAA
- a CDS encoding CopY/TcrY family copper transport repressor, which yields MQITNAEWQVMKIALTKDVVTSKEVVTSLKDKFAWTASTIKTLLGRLVDKNCLSTEKVGNKYYYSPILTEDESIHQTAAEVSEKTCAMKMSNVINDLLLKNDFTDEDLDNIEAMINEKRSYTVEHVKCTCV from the coding sequence ATGCAAATTACCAATGCTGAATGGCAAGTGATGAAAATTGCTTTGACCAAAGATGTCGTAACTAGTAAAGAAGTAGTTACTTCTTTAAAAGACAAATTTGCTTGGACTGCATCAACGATCAAAACCTTATTGGGTCGTCTAGTAGATAAAAATTGTTTATCAACAGAAAAAGTAGGTAATAAATATTATTATTCACCAATTTTGACTGAAGACGAGAGCATTCATCAAACAGCTGCAGAAGTTTCTGAAAAAACTTGTGCGATGAAAATGAGTAATGTCATTAACGATCTTTTATTAAAGAATGATTTTACGGATGAAGATTTGGATAATATTGAAGCAATGATAAATGAAAAACGGTCATATACCGTTGAGCATGTAAAATGTACATGCGTATAA
- a CDS encoding IS3 family transposase (programmed frameshift) has protein sequence MMAKKYNQETRELILQLNKQGQSVPSLAREYGISEATIFNWKKEYTPDEETGKSQADIHQMEKKMHRLEQENDILKKGYHHIHERIADDSPIYEMIDEESQEYPVRLLTDVLEVPKSTYYASKYRRPSPRSQENEQLKQEILQIYEKSKRRYGAPKITYKLKQSGWKIGQKRVQRLMRELGIRSITRKKYRPATNHEKVTARENLLKQDFSTTSINQKWGADITYVHTQKEGWTYLASVMDLYSRKIIGYSYGKQMTASIAVEAFHQAVQNQQLKEGAGLVLQTDLGTQYTSDAFEQLLLQYHVSHSYSRKGTPYDNSGIESFHATLKKEEVYLKHYKTFDEARLALFQYISGWYNRERIHGKLHYLTPQQAEDQAKMLV, from the exons ATGATGGCTAAAAAATATAATCAAGAAACAAGAGAATTGATCCTTCAACTAAATAAACAAGGACAAAGTGTCCCTTCTTTGGCACGTGAATATGGTATTTCTGAAGCAACGATATTTAACTGGAAAAAAGAATATACTCCGGATGAAGAAACAGGAAAAAGTCAGGCAGATATCCATCAAATGGAGAAAAAAATGCATCGTCTGGAGCAGGAAAATGATATTCTAAAAAAAG GCTATCACCATATTCACGAAAGAATAGCCGATGACTCTCCCATTTATGAGATGATCGACGAAGAAAGTCAAGAGTACCCGGTACGTCTGTTAACGGATGTTCTCGAGGTACCAAAGTCGACGTACTATGCTTCCAAGTATCGTCGTCCAAGTCCAAGGAGCCAAGAAAACGAGCAATTAAAACAAGAAATTTTACAGATTTACGAGAAAAGCAAGCGCCGTTATGGCGCTCCCAAAATCACCTATAAATTAAAACAGTCCGGTTGGAAGATCGGTCAAAAGCGCGTCCAAAGATTGATGCGAGAACTTGGGATTCGTTCCATTACTCGAAAAAAGTATCGTCCAGCGACGAATCATGAAAAAGTGACCGCTCGTGAAAATCTCTTAAAACAGGATTTCTCTACAACTTCGATCAACCAGAAATGGGGCGCAGATATCACCTATGTCCATACCCAAAAAGAGGGTTGGACTTACTTGGCTTCTGTCATGGATTTGTATTCTCGTAAAATTATTGGCTATTCTTATGGCAAACAAATGACGGCTTCGATTGCCGTGGAGGCTTTTCACCAAGCCGTGCAAAACCAACAATTAAAAGAGGGGGCTGGATTGGTCCTTCAAACGGATTTAGGTACGCAATATACAAGTGATGCATTTGAACAACTTCTCCTCCAATATCATGTCAGTCATTCTTACAGTCGCAAAGGAACCCCTTATGATAATTCAGGGATCGAATCTTTTCATGCGACTTTGAAAAAGGAAGAAGTTTATTTGAAACATTACAAAACTTTTGATGAAGCGCGCCTCGCTTTATTCCAATATATCAGTGGTTGGTATAATCGCGAACGCATTCATGGGAAACTCCATTACTTAACGCCCCAGCAAGCGGAAGATCAAGCCAAAATGTTGGTGTAG
- a CDS encoding winged helix-turn-helix transcriptional regulator — translation MSEELQGETCQELQAALDIISGKWKPIILFHLMENEKLRFSELQRAMPEITKKMLTSQLRELEYNGIIHREVYQQVPPKVEYSMTEYGNSLSPLMKSMRSWGMKHLQRMEKMESADKKEAVN, via the coding sequence ATGTCTGAAGAACTTCAAGGAGAAACATGTCAAGAATTGCAAGCCGCGCTAGATATTATTTCTGGAAAATGGAAGCCCATTATCTTATTTCACCTTATGGAAAATGAAAAATTACGCTTTAGCGAATTGCAACGGGCGATGCCAGAAATTACGAAAAAAATGTTAACATCACAATTAAGAGAACTCGAATATAACGGCATCATCCATCGCGAAGTTTACCAACAAGTTCCGCCAAAAGTCGAATACTCAATGACTGAATATGGTAATAGTTTATCTCCACTGATGAAATCAATGAGAAGCTGGGGGATGAAACATCTGCAACGTATGGAAAAAATGGAAAGCGCAGATAAAAAAGAAGCTGTTAATTAG
- a CDS encoding FAD-dependent oxidoreductase, giving the protein MKVIVVGGVAGGMSAATRLRRLNEDAEIIVLEKGPYVSFANCGLPYHISGEIENREQLLVQTPEALKARYNLDIRTNHEVVEIHPEEKQVMVEHKQEVFAESYDALILSTGATPITPEIPGLSESQNVHTLRSIPDLDQIMENLSYQPENAILIGAGFIGLEIAENLKKRDINVNIVEKAPQVLPPLDEEMAAFVKNELLEQDVNVFFSNSVAQFQDQGRKVILENGEQLTSDLTILSMGIQPESTIAQQAGLKTGMRGGIYVDENYQTSDPNIYAIGDAIIVKQQITGENTLIALASPANRQGRQVADSISGLARKNKGSIGTSIVRVFNLTAASTGLNERSVKQQNLSHSVIHVAGKDHASYYPGATDITLKLIFHPETGEIYGAQAVGQKGVDKRIDVLATAIKAGLTVMDLPELELSYSPPFGSAKDIVNMAGYTAMNIIEGESTSIQWYELEDAFAKGKVLIDVRNKAELAKGQFKNSLHIPLNELRDRLSELDKDQEYIVSCHTGLRSYIAERILTQNGYNVENLDGAFALYKTIRPENLLYE; this is encoded by the coding sequence ATGAAAGTAATCGTTGTCGGAGGTGTAGCTGGTGGGATGTCTGCCGCTACACGGCTACGTCGATTAAATGAAGATGCTGAAATTATTGTGTTGGAAAAAGGGCCATATGTTTCCTTTGCGAACTGCGGGTTACCGTATCATATTTCTGGAGAAATTGAAAATAGAGAACAATTACTCGTTCAAACACCAGAGGCTTTAAAAGCTCGTTATAATCTAGACATACGAACCAATCATGAAGTTGTTGAAATTCACCCTGAAGAAAAGCAGGTTATGGTGGAACATAAGCAAGAAGTGTTTGCTGAAAGCTACGATGCCCTTATTTTATCTACCGGCGCAACTCCCATTACACCGGAGATCCCTGGTCTTTCCGAGAGTCAAAACGTTCATACTTTGCGTAGCATTCCTGATTTAGATCAAATTATGGAAAATTTAAGTTACCAACCTGAAAATGCCATACTTATAGGCGCTGGGTTTATTGGACTAGAAATAGCAGAAAATTTGAAGAAAAGAGATATCAACGTCAACATCGTTGAAAAGGCGCCTCAAGTTTTACCTCCCTTAGATGAAGAGATGGCAGCTTTTGTCAAAAATGAGCTACTTGAACAAGACGTCAACGTTTTTTTCTCAAATTCTGTGGCTCAGTTTCAAGACCAGGGAAGGAAAGTGATCTTAGAAAACGGCGAACAGCTAACTTCTGATTTAACCATTCTTTCTATGGGGATTCAGCCAGAAAGTACGATCGCACAACAAGCTGGGCTAAAAACGGGCATGCGTGGTGGTATTTATGTAGATGAAAATTATCAAACGAGCGACCCTAACATCTACGCGATTGGGGATGCGATTATTGTTAAGCAACAAATCACAGGTGAGAATACTTTGATCGCGCTAGCTTCTCCAGCGAATCGACAAGGAAGACAAGTGGCGGATAGTATCTCTGGCTTAGCTAGAAAAAATAAAGGAAGTATCGGTACCTCTATTGTTCGAGTTTTTAATTTAACAGCTGCTTCTACTGGATTGAATGAACGGAGTGTTAAACAACAAAACTTATCTCACTCAGTGATACATGTAGCTGGTAAGGATCATGCAAGTTATTATCCTGGGGCTACCGATATTACTTTGAAACTTATTTTTCATCCTGAAACTGGTGAAATTTATGGTGCTCAAGCAGTAGGCCAAAAAGGAGTAGATAAACGTATTGATGTTTTGGCAACGGCTATTAAAGCTGGCTTGACGGTAATGGACTTGCCTGAACTTGAATTGTCGTACTCTCCACCCTTTGGTTCAGCTAAAGATATTGTAAATATGGCAGGTTATACAGCGATGAATATTATTGAAGGAGAAAGTACATCAATTCAATGGTATGAACTAGAAGACGCATTTGCAAAAGGAAAAGTTTTAATAGACGTACGTAACAAGGCTGAGTTGGCTAAAGGACAATTCAAAAATTCCTTGCACATTCCATTGAATGAATTACGCGATCGTTTGTCCGAGTTAGATAAGGATCAAGAATATATTGTCAGCTGTCATACAGGATTACGTAGTTATATTGCTGAAAGAATCCTTACACAAAATGGCTATAACGTTGAAAACTTGGACGGAGCATTTGCTTTATATAAAACAATAAGACCTGAAAACTTGCTTTATGAGTAA
- a CDS encoding zinc-binding dehydrogenase, whose amino-acid sequence MLDIVGGSQWPELLKNLKKGGKYGSVGATGGPIVELDLRTLYLKDLSLFGSTYQSKEAFVNLIDYIEKGQIQPMVAKTFPLKDIVEAQKTFLSKKFTGKIVLQISE is encoded by the coding sequence GTGCTAGATATAGTTGGAGGCAGTCAATGGCCAGAATTGTTGAAAAATTTAAAAAAAGGTGGAAAGTACGGTTCTGTAGGTGCGACTGGAGGTCCAATCGTTGAGTTGGATCTACGGACGCTTTATTTGAAAGACTTAAGTTTGTTTGGCAGTACTTATCAATCAAAAGAAGCATTCGTTAATTTGATTGATTATATCGAAAAAGGGCAAATTCAACCTATGGTCGCTAAAACATTTCCACTAAAAGATATTGTGGAAGCGCAAAAAACATTTTTATCGAAGAAGTTTACTGGAAAAATTGTTCTACAAATTTCCGAGTGA